A genomic stretch from Erysipelothrix sp. HDW6C includes:
- the glmU gene encoding bifunctional UDP-N-acetylglucosamine diphosphorylase/glucosamine-1-phosphate N-acetyltransferase GlmU: MKNAIVLAAGKGTRMQSSTNKVMHHILHKPMIGLLVDNLKKVDVDKIIVVTGHQREQIETYLGDSVEYAVQDEQKGTGDAVSRATQLHGVKGSTLILLGDCALIQPETLTEIFASHEGHDLTVMTAQLKDPGSYRRIIRDNQGQIERIVGNRDLTDIERNINEISVGVYCVDNELLFKYLPEIEDDENTYELNIIKLVEIMKKNGHSIQSLRAEDYQEFLGVNDRFQLNTSNKWLQDRINTVHMQNGVTIINPESTYIGPDVVIGQDVTIFPNNHIYGKTTIGEGTIVYPNSWIENATVGRNTAIDSSRITDSTIGNETTIGPNSHMRMKTIVEDKVRIGNFVEFKNTKFGELSRSAHLTYLGDANVGKDVNIGCSVVTANYDGKHKHRTEIGDGAFIGSHSTLIAPVKIGDNVVVAAGSALVDDVEDGALAIARSRQVVKSGYGEKFKNKEGQ, from the coding sequence ATGAAAAATGCAATCGTTTTAGCAGCGGGTAAAGGTACGCGCATGCAATCAAGTACAAACAAAGTGATGCATCATATCTTACACAAACCCATGATCGGTCTTTTGGTAGATAATTTAAAAAAGGTCGATGTCGACAAAATCATTGTGGTAACAGGTCACCAACGCGAACAAATTGAAACCTATCTTGGCGACAGCGTCGAATATGCCGTTCAAGATGAACAAAAAGGAACGGGAGATGCGGTTTCCCGTGCTACACAGTTGCATGGTGTTAAAGGATCAACGTTGATCTTACTTGGCGACTGTGCCTTAATTCAACCCGAAACACTGACCGAAATATTTGCAAGTCACGAAGGGCATGACTTAACCGTCATGACTGCACAACTCAAAGACCCGGGTTCATACCGTCGGATTATCCGCGATAATCAAGGACAGATTGAGCGTATTGTCGGAAACCGTGACCTCACAGATATTGAACGCAACATAAATGAAATCAGTGTTGGTGTCTATTGTGTTGATAACGAATTGTTATTTAAATATTTGCCGGAAATTGAAGACGATGAAAACACATACGAACTCAATATCATTAAACTGGTCGAGATTATGAAGAAGAATGGTCATTCGATTCAATCACTGCGTGCTGAAGATTATCAAGAATTCTTAGGAGTTAATGATCGTTTCCAATTGAATACATCCAACAAGTGGTTGCAAGATCGTATCAATACAGTTCATATGCAAAATGGTGTCACGATCATTAACCCAGAATCGACATACATTGGACCCGATGTGGTTATCGGCCAAGATGTCACGATATTCCCAAACAATCACATCTACGGAAAAACAACAATTGGCGAAGGAACCATTGTTTATCCGAATTCATGGATTGAAAATGCAACCGTTGGTAGGAATACTGCCATCGACAGCTCCCGCATTACGGACAGTACCATTGGTAACGAAACAACCATTGGACCAAATTCACACATGCGCATGAAGACAATTGTTGAAGATAAGGTGCGAATTGGTAATTTTGTTGAATTTAAGAACACAAAGTTCGGAGAATTATCAAGAAGTGCACATTTAACGTATCTAGGGGATGCAAATGTTGGGAAAGATGTTAATATAGGTTGTAGCGTTGTCACCGCAAATTACGATGGCAAGCATAAACACCGAACGGAAATCGGTGATGGGGCATTCATTGGAAGTCATTCCACACTGATTGCACCTGTAAAAATAGGGGATAATGTGGTTGTAGCCGCAGGTTCAGCACTCGTTGATGACGTCGAAGACGGAGCATTAGCAATTGCACGTTCACGACAAGTGGTGAAATCTGGCTATGGAGAGAAGTTTAAGAACAAAGAGGGACAGTAG
- the ispE gene encoding 4-(cytidine 5'-diphospho)-2-C-methyl-D-erythritol kinase has protein sequence MRRKAFAKLTLYLHAKERIDGMLHFKNIIVPIDLFDMIYLDKHETMHIETDKTYLPNDKRNTVYKTLMIMKDRYDITDNFKVRIVKNIPAQAGLGGGSADAATVITMINDMYHLNLSDQELIEVASQIDEDTPFCLFNRPMIVEGIGDKLTPIELETDMYYLLVKPGFGVSTKSFLRRFKDFQEEKSLELCLEGIEKNDYQQIVDNTHNDFQKPVIKRNGRLRKVVRTLREGGLDGVCMSGSGTTIYGLTQDLDTAMTLYNKIVFDYPFVKYGRIGK, from the coding sequence ATGCGTAGAAAGGCTTTCGCAAAACTGACATTATACTTACATGCGAAGGAGCGTATTGATGGTATGCTTCATTTTAAGAATATCATCGTACCCATTGATCTTTTTGATATGATTTATTTGGACAAGCACGAAACGATGCATATTGAGACGGATAAAACATACCTACCCAACGATAAACGAAACACCGTCTATAAGACGTTGATGATTATGAAGGATCGTTACGACATTACGGACAACTTTAAAGTACGCATCGTTAAAAATATCCCAGCCCAAGCAGGTCTTGGTGGCGGAAGCGCGGATGCAGCAACTGTGATCACCATGATTAATGATATGTACCACTTAAATCTTAGTGATCAAGAGCTTATCGAAGTTGCCTCACAAATTGATGAAGATACCCCCTTCTGTCTTTTCAATCGTCCCATGATTGTAGAGGGAATTGGGGATAAATTAACCCCTATCGAACTCGAAACGGATATGTATTACCTGCTAGTTAAACCCGGCTTTGGTGTAAGTACCAAGTCCTTTTTGCGTAGGTTCAAAGACTTCCAAGAAGAGAAAAGCCTGGAATTATGTCTTGAGGGTATCGAAAAAAATGATTATCAACAAATTGTAGACAATACCCACAACGATTTTCAAAAGCCGGTTATCAAACGAAATGGTCGCCTGCGCAAAGTCGTACGCACACTGCGTGAAGGTGGATTGGATGGGGTTTGCATGAGTGGAAGTGGTACAACGATTTATGGATTAACCCAGGATTTAGATACTGCAATGACACTCTATAATAAGATTGTCTTTGACTATCCATTTGTGAAATATGGCCGGATTGGCAAGTAA
- the rsmA gene encoding 16S rRNA (adenine(1518)-N(6)/adenine(1519)-N(6))-dimethyltransferase RsmA, translating into MKTIANYSVSMEILKRYERRAKKHFGQNFMIDPSVVRNIATYSGEGGTVLEIGPGLGALTQQLAERYDRVIAYEIDPHMVEILKETLEDYDNVEIIYQDFLKADLSAFKEPITICANLPYYITTPILFKLMELDIIAMTILVQKEISDRLTAHPQTKEYSALSIQMQYYFDIKTVMKVSKESFHPRPNVESSVIKFVPREHSLPYDEQTFFTFVKKCFQFRRKTLVNNLKTIDKEVNYAEILESLGLDPSIRADYLTLDDYVRLYGALYA; encoded by the coding sequence ATGAAAACAATAGCAAATTATTCTGTAAGTATGGAGATACTCAAGCGATACGAACGCAGAGCCAAGAAACACTTTGGTCAAAACTTTATGATTGATCCTTCTGTAGTCCGTAACATTGCAACCTACAGTGGCGAAGGCGGAACCGTTTTGGAAATTGGTCCTGGATTGGGAGCGCTCACGCAACAATTGGCGGAACGCTATGATCGCGTGATTGCTTATGAGATTGACCCACACATGGTTGAAATTCTCAAGGAAACACTCGAAGACTATGATAATGTTGAAATCATTTATCAAGATTTTTTGAAGGCTGATTTGAGTGCGTTCAAAGAACCCATCACAATCTGTGCGAATTTACCTTATTATATAACAACCCCAATTCTCTTTAAGCTTATGGAATTGGATATCATTGCAATGACAATTCTTGTTCAAAAAGAGATATCAGATCGTTTAACTGCGCATCCTCAAACCAAGGAATACTCGGCGCTGAGCATTCAAATGCAATACTACTTTGATATCAAGACTGTAATGAAAGTTTCTAAAGAAAGCTTCCATCCCCGTCCAAATGTAGAATCAAGTGTCATCAAGTTTGTTCCCCGCGAACACAGTTTGCCTTATGATGAACAAACATTCTTTACATTCGTAAAAAAATGCTTTCAATTCCGTCGTAAGACACTTGTAAATAATCTCAAAACAATTGATAAAGAAGTAAACTACGCTGAAATTTTAGAATCACTTGGACTTGATCCAAGCATTCGCGCTGACTATCTCACATTGGATGACTATGTGCGTCTTTATGGAGCATTGTATGCGTAG
- the rnmV gene encoding ribonuclease M5 → MKKQKIQEVIVVEGKHDREKLLQCIDADIITSSGTHMSQEFLALCRQFHKERGLIVFTDPDGPGEMIRRRIIEEVGTTKHASLHVLQTKKKQKVGIEHADCEDIVSALQEAATFDVATESLSWHEFVDLGLTGGSNAQMRRDWLSESFKFPKSNAKTTFKYLNMMNKTVADCQAALKESTL, encoded by the coding sequence ATGAAGAAACAGAAAATTCAAGAGGTGATCGTGGTAGAAGGAAAACACGATCGCGAGAAACTCTTACAATGTATCGATGCCGATATTATTACCTCGTCAGGAACACACATGTCGCAAGAATTTTTGGCATTATGCCGCCAATTCCATAAGGAACGTGGTTTAATTGTGTTTACAGATCCCGATGGACCCGGTGAAATGATTCGTCGCCGTATTATCGAAGAAGTGGGAACAACAAAACATGCTTCATTGCACGTCCTACAGACAAAAAAGAAGCAAAAGGTTGGAATTGAACATGCAGATTGCGAAGATATCGTGTCAGCGTTACAAGAAGCGGCGACGTTTGATGTTGCTACAGAATCTTTGTCTTGGCACGAATTCGTTGATTTGGGGCTCACAGGTGGGTCTAATGCGCAAATGCGTAGGGATTGGTTATCCGAATCGTTTAAGTTCCCGAAATCTAACGCAAAGACGACCTTTAAATATTTGAATATGATGAATAAAACTGTTGCAGATTGCCAAGCAGCACTGAAAGAGAGTACCTTATGA
- a CDS encoding 3D domain-containing protein, whose translation MKKSIMTIVMLVMVAIMSGCAVNADATPEITYPKLNDLTSQTEEPYRFEIETVQEPLEELGVEEREASYVVDGGASWIFAKTQDGERGYKETKYKLTYNKKDELLSRVEIPNSTEVYDSTPTVYEGGQVAQPGAYYEASRITRYGVDCVGCNMGADGRGGTASGVGVGLDSVRQKDGTWLPGMTYEGYYVIATSSALPLCTVVEVSNHTVSGAGIQPGVPFRAIVLDRGGAIQGSKIDLYAGSESALSMSQGHAQDASVEIISLNSRYQSDGLWNCGV comes from the coding sequence ATGAAGAAATCCATAATGACTATAGTTATGCTAGTCATGGTAGCAATTATGAGTGGTTGTGCCGTAAATGCGGATGCCACACCTGAAATAACTTACCCAAAATTAAATGATTTAACGAGTCAAACAGAGGAACCGTATCGGTTCGAAATTGAAACAGTACAAGAACCGCTTGAGGAGCTTGGTGTTGAAGAACGAGAAGCATCGTACGTCGTAGACGGTGGTGCAAGCTGGATTTTTGCCAAAACTCAAGATGGAGAACGTGGTTACAAAGAAACAAAGTATAAATTAACATATAACAAAAAAGACGAATTACTATCACGTGTCGAAATACCGAATTCAACTGAAGTCTATGACTCAACACCAACTGTCTATGAAGGCGGTCAGGTAGCTCAACCAGGAGCATACTATGAAGCAAGTCGTATTACACGCTATGGCGTTGACTGCGTCGGCTGTAACATGGGTGCCGATGGACGTGGTGGTACTGCATCCGGTGTTGGTGTCGGATTGGACTCAGTTCGACAAAAAGATGGTACATGGTTACCAGGGATGACCTATGAAGGTTATTATGTCATTGCGACATCTTCAGCCCTCCCTCTATGTACAGTTGTGGAAGTAAGCAACCATACAGTGAGCGGTGCTGGGATTCAACCCGGTGTTCCATTTAGAGCGATTGTTCTTGATCGTGGTGGCGCAATTCAAGGATCAAAGATTGATCTTTATGCAGGTTCAGAGTCTGCATTATCCATGTCACAAGGTCATGCTCAAGATGCGAGTGTAGAAATTATCAGTCTAAATTCACGTTACCAAAGCGATGGACTTTGGAACTGTGGTGTCTAA
- a CDS encoding QueT transporter family protein → MKTKDLTIQALLAAVYVAVSLALQPLSFGPIQVRLAECTLLLLLVNKKHMVGIILGCFITNLFSPLGMADVVFGTLATAITCYAMVVTKNDVLKLLWPAIINGLIVGAELTFIFQDLPFFFNAFYVFAGEIAAVFIPGMILKDKLKNNATIQNYFG, encoded by the coding sequence ATGAAAACAAAAGACTTAACAATACAGGCATTGCTTGCGGCTGTTTATGTGGCTGTATCGCTTGCACTACAGCCATTGAGCTTTGGACCAATCCAAGTCCGCTTGGCAGAATGTACCCTCTTATTACTCTTGGTGAACAAGAAACACATGGTCGGAATCATTCTGGGTTGTTTTATTACCAATCTCTTCAGTCCCTTAGGGATGGCAGATGTTGTGTTTGGAACACTTGCGACAGCAATCACATGTTACGCAATGGTCGTAACAAAAAATGATGTTTTAAAACTACTGTGGCCCGCTATTATCAACGGTCTGATCGTTGGGGCTGAATTAACGTTCATTTTTCAAGATTTACCCTTTTTCTTCAACGCCTTCTACGTATTCGCGGGTGAAATTGCGGCGGTATTTATTCCTGGAATGATCTTGAAAGACAAGTTAAAAAACAATGCAACAATCCAGAATTATTTTGGTTAG
- a CDS encoding aldehyde dehydrogenase family protein, with protein MEQIQKQRDFFESQGTHDIYWRKARLRELQQAIKTNESALYEAFKHDLGKSQFEAYTTEIAIVYREIKYMLQNLDRLSLAKRVRTPWVLMGKRSEIRKQPRGNVLIMSPFNYPVQLSLVPLVGAIAAGNTAIVKLSEFTPSINQVLINMLNVTFDDHYIYAMDGDVSVNTKLLDASFDFIFFTGSPHVGKIVMRAASEHLTPVILELGGKSPAIVLDDAKIKAAAQKIIWGKLINTGQTCVAPDYVLVHESRYDDLVEAMKKAIESFYGQDIKNNRDYGRIVNETHAKRLRLIISDNKENIIYGGDSEGRYVAPTLLRDTILDDEIFGPILPIQTFKEIHEVKETIAKHPNPLALYLFTETEDHPLLNEVRFGGGIVNDTVLHLVNDRLPFGGVRTSGIGHYHGEHSFDAFSHVQGIMHSTSRSLPVMYPPYTSWYKRLKIIRKVF; from the coding sequence ATGGAACAAATACAAAAACAACGTGATTTTTTTGAGTCACAGGGTACACATGATATTTACTGGCGTAAAGCGCGCTTGCGCGAGTTGCAACAAGCAATTAAAACAAATGAATCCGCATTGTATGAGGCATTCAAACATGATTTGGGGAAATCGCAATTTGAAGCATACACAACCGAAATTGCGATTGTATACCGCGAGATAAAATACATGCTTCAGAACTTGGATCGCTTATCCTTAGCGAAGCGTGTCCGAACACCGTGGGTTTTGATGGGGAAGCGAAGTGAGATTCGTAAGCAACCGCGTGGTAATGTTCTCATTATGAGCCCCTTTAACTACCCGGTTCAATTATCGCTAGTGCCGCTGGTTGGTGCCATTGCGGCAGGAAATACGGCAATTGTAAAATTATCGGAATTCACACCCAGCATTAATCAAGTACTCATTAATATGTTGAATGTAACGTTTGATGATCATTATATTTATGCAATGGATGGCGATGTTTCCGTCAATACAAAATTACTCGATGCGTCGTTTGATTTTATATTTTTTACCGGAAGTCCCCATGTTGGAAAAATTGTCATGCGTGCAGCATCGGAGCATTTGACTCCAGTGATTTTGGAGTTGGGTGGAAAGAGTCCGGCCATTGTTTTAGATGATGCCAAGATTAAAGCGGCAGCGCAAAAGATAATCTGGGGCAAACTCATCAATACTGGACAGACCTGTGTTGCTCCAGACTATGTTTTAGTGCATGAAAGTCGTTATGATGACCTTGTTGAAGCGATGAAAAAAGCGATTGAATCCTTCTATGGCCAAGACATTAAAAACAACCGTGACTATGGGCGCATTGTAAATGAAACGCATGCAAAAAGACTGCGCCTCATCATTTCAGACAATAAAGAAAACATCATTTATGGTGGTGATAGCGAAGGACGGTACGTTGCTCCAACACTCCTGCGTGATACAATCCTTGATGATGAGATATTTGGACCGATACTACCAATCCAGACATTCAAAGAAATACATGAAGTCAAAGAAACCATCGCAAAACATCCCAATCCCCTCGCCCTCTATTTGTTTACAGAGACAGAGGATCATCCGCTTTTAAATGAGGTGCGCTTTGGCGGCGGGATTGTGAATGATACAGTGCTTCACCTGGTTAACGATCGACTCCCTTTTGGTGGTGTTCGAACGTCGGGTATTGGACATTACCATGGTGAGCACAGTTTCGATGCTTTCAGTCATGTTCAAGGTATTATGCATTCAACATCGCGCTCATTGCCCGTCATGTATCCCCCTTACACGTCATGGTACAAACGGTTGAAAATCATTCGAAAAGTATTCTAA
- a CDS encoding ABC transporter substrate-binding protein/permease, with translation MKKLWMLLSVLLLIVTGCATTTDGSNTFTVGMECGYAPYNWTQPNKTDSAVAIDGGQYCDGYDVQIAKRVAESMGKELVIKKITWEGLILSLQSGQIDAVIAGMSPTDERKQEIAFSNVYFMDDTTAFGVVVKRDGPFKDVKTIHDMSNALVSAQIGTFHVKLLSQLTDVRKVENLKDFPTMTVALQSGELDGFVADNGTGQMINASNPDLLYIQLDGEQGFTVTEEMAGVAIGINKNNTELLDEVNAALATIPREVQQELMDTAINSGTFSTGNFFDQVMTILANNYQSFIRGTLTTLGISLVATLLGFLIALFVAITRGTKVTNVIANIYITIFRGTPMMVQAMILYYGVSMLIPGFRWSNLPFGNILAGIIIVSINTGSYMSETMRSGIQAIDPGQFEAAKSLGFTRWQTMKNIILPQAIKNAIPALGNELIVNVKDTSVLNIIAVTELFFVSNGIASTTYQIFQTFTITSAIYLTLTTILTFILRFVELRLDKTKKVASSYPTSVTDFKSNNI, from the coding sequence ATGAAGAAATTATGGATGCTTCTTTCGGTTTTATTGCTCATCGTTACAGGATGTGCAACAACAACCGATGGTTCGAATACGTTTACCGTTGGAATGGAGTGTGGTTATGCACCGTATAACTGGACTCAGCCCAACAAAACTGATTCTGCGGTTGCCATAGATGGCGGTCAATACTGTGACGGCTACGATGTTCAAATTGCCAAACGTGTTGCAGAATCAATGGGGAAAGAACTCGTTATTAAAAAAATTACATGGGAAGGTCTTATTCTATCCCTGCAATCGGGTCAAATTGATGCCGTCATTGCTGGTATGTCACCAACCGATGAGCGCAAGCAAGAAATTGCTTTCTCCAATGTTTACTTTATGGATGATACAACAGCCTTTGGTGTTGTTGTCAAACGTGATGGTCCATTCAAAGATGTGAAGACCATCCACGATATGAGTAATGCTTTGGTTTCAGCTCAGATTGGAACATTCCATGTAAAATTACTCTCACAATTAACCGATGTACGAAAAGTGGAAAATCTCAAAGACTTCCCAACCATGACTGTTGCATTACAATCGGGTGAATTGGATGGTTTCGTCGCTGATAATGGTACGGGACAAATGATTAATGCTTCAAACCCTGATCTGCTTTACATTCAATTGGATGGTGAACAAGGATTTACCGTTACAGAGGAAATGGCTGGGGTTGCGATTGGAATTAATAAGAACAATACTGAATTATTAGATGAAGTGAATGCTGCTCTTGCAACCATTCCCCGTGAAGTCCAACAAGAATTAATGGACACGGCGATTAATTCAGGAACGTTCTCAACAGGAAATTTCTTTGATCAGGTGATGACTATCCTTGCCAACAACTATCAATCCTTTATTCGCGGAACACTCACAACTCTGGGTATCTCTCTTGTCGCCACATTATTGGGATTCTTGATTGCCTTGTTTGTGGCCATTACACGTGGTACTAAAGTTACCAATGTCATTGCCAATATCTACATCACGATATTCCGCGGTACTCCAATGATGGTACAAGCGATGATTCTCTACTATGGTGTTTCAATGCTCATCCCAGGTTTCCGTTGGTCAAACCTTCCTTTTGGAAACATTCTCGCCGGTATCATTATTGTAAGTATCAACACCGGTTCCTATATGTCCGAAACAATGCGAAGTGGTATTCAAGCCATTGATCCTGGCCAATTCGAAGCTGCGAAGAGTCTTGGATTCACGCGTTGGCAAACAATGAAGAATATCATCCTTCCCCAAGCAATTAAAAATGCAATCCCTGCCTTGGGTAATGAATTAATCGTTAATGTTAAAGATACTTCTGTTCTTAATATTATTGCAGTTACTGAGCTCTTCTTCGTATCCAACGGAATTGCCTCAACGACCTATCAAATATTCCAAACATTTACGATTACCAGTGCAATCTACCTGACACTTACAACTATCTTGACCTTTATCTTGCGCTTTGTGGAACTGCGATTGGATAAAACAAAAAAAGTTGCGAGCAGCTATCCAACCTCTGTGACTGATTTTAAGTCAAACAATATATAG
- a CDS encoding amino acid ABC transporter ATP-binding protein, whose product MSNDVIVSIRDLHKKFGDLQVLKGINLDVHRGDVISIIGSSGSGKSTLLRCLNDLEQFDQGDVLLNNESIKTVGAKTLHTNIGIVFQNFNLFNNLSVLENCVRPQVVVLGRSQGEAEIIALELLDKVGMKQFANKNAVQLSGGQKQRVAIARALAMNPKVLLFDEPTSSLDPEMVGEVLSVMKDLANEDLTMVVVTHEMGFAHDVSNKVVFMDDGVVLEQGTPDDIFNNPQFDRTKAFLKRFRG is encoded by the coding sequence ATGTCAAATGACGTTATTGTCTCGATTCGAGACCTACATAAAAAATTTGGAGACCTTCAAGTCCTCAAGGGAATCAACCTCGATGTTCATCGTGGTGATGTAATTTCAATTATTGGATCCTCAGGATCAGGAAAATCTACGCTGCTTCGTTGCCTGAATGATCTTGAGCAGTTTGATCAAGGCGATGTCTTACTTAATAATGAATCCATTAAAACAGTCGGTGCAAAAACATTGCACACGAACATTGGTATCGTTTTTCAAAATTTCAATCTCTTTAACAATCTCAGTGTCTTGGAAAATTGTGTACGCCCTCAGGTTGTGGTTCTTGGTCGCAGTCAAGGCGAAGCAGAAATCATCGCACTCGAACTTTTGGATAAAGTTGGTATGAAGCAATTCGCTAATAAAAATGCAGTGCAATTGTCCGGTGGGCAAAAACAACGTGTTGCCATTGCACGCGCATTGGCCATGAATCCCAAAGTACTCCTCTTTGATGAACCTACCAGCTCACTGGATCCAGAAATGGTCGGAGAAGTACTAAGTGTCATGAAAGACTTAGCCAATGAAGACCTTACCATGGTTGTGGTAACCCATGAAATGGGGTTTGCCCACGATGTCTCCAATAAGGTTGTTTTCATGGATGATGGTGTTGTCTTGGAACAAGGAACACCCGACGATATCTTCAACAACCCACAATTTGATCGAACAAAAGCATTCCTCAAGAGATTTAGAGGATAG
- a CDS encoding M20 family metallopeptidase, which yields MKETIQQLAKQYLPEMVAARRHFHQNPELANEEFETQRYVQAFLTNLGIENFPLAGTGVVGLIHGGHPGKTVLLRADMDALPVLEAVDIPYRSSVEGLMHACGHDGHTAGLMGAAMILNDVKEHLHGTVKLMFQPAEETTGGAQPMIDAGLLENPHVDAAFGLHLGGHLEHGKVQVRYGAMFGAPDEFEVTITGRGGHAASPEQTIDPISVAVQFIQNAQFILTRRIDPVKPALVSFTTIHAGEGLNVIPQTCTVGGTIRTLYPETRKTVSALLEATLESLCTVNGATYDFNYMPSYPPLINDDAMTRLAHQSLINYFGEDTVLEQEFPSLGAEDFAYLALAVPSSYYYVGIYENGKPEPIHHHPEFAWNDDVLETTSASLATIAIDYLNQQDNFGCLFYWFDVSMIRGVEHHGIIYL from the coding sequence ATGAAAGAAACAATTCAACAACTTGCAAAACAATATTTACCAGAGATGGTTGCGGCACGGCGCCATTTCCATCAGAATCCCGAACTTGCGAATGAGGAGTTTGAAACACAACGCTATGTTCAAGCGTTTCTAACAAACCTGGGCATTGAAAACTTCCCCCTCGCCGGAACAGGTGTCGTCGGACTCATCCACGGAGGGCACCCAGGCAAGACTGTGCTGCTTCGCGCTGACATGGATGCATTACCAGTCCTTGAAGCTGTAGACATCCCTTATCGCTCCTCTGTCGAAGGATTGATGCACGCGTGCGGACACGACGGTCATACAGCAGGCCTTATGGGAGCCGCCATGATTCTTAACGATGTCAAAGAACATCTTCATGGCACTGTAAAATTAATGTTTCAACCAGCAGAAGAAACAACAGGAGGGGCTCAACCCATGATCGATGCCGGTCTCCTTGAAAATCCCCACGTTGATGCCGCTTTTGGACTCCACCTTGGCGGACATCTGGAACACGGTAAAGTACAAGTACGATACGGTGCAATGTTTGGAGCGCCTGATGAATTTGAAGTCACGATTACGGGACGAGGTGGGCATGCAGCCAGCCCGGAACAAACAATCGACCCTATCAGCGTCGCTGTACAATTCATTCAAAACGCACAGTTCATCCTGACACGCCGCATTGACCCTGTGAAACCAGCACTCGTTTCATTTACAACCATCCACGCAGGTGAGGGACTCAATGTTATTCCTCAAACGTGTACTGTTGGTGGTACAATTCGTACCCTTTACCCAGAAACTCGCAAAACTGTTTCAGCGCTTCTTGAAGCAACTTTGGAATCGCTGTGTACCGTGAATGGTGCAACGTACGACTTCAACTACATGCCTTCCTACCCACCATTGATTAACGATGACGCAATGACTCGTCTTGCACATCAAAGTTTGATCAACTACTTTGGAGAGGATACCGTATTGGAACAAGAATTCCCAAGTCTCGGTGCTGAAGACTTTGCATATCTCGCCCTCGCAGTACCTTCATCGTATTACTATGTTGGTATTTATGAGAATGGAAAACCTGAGCCCATCCATCATCATCCTGAGTTTGCTTGGAATGATGATGTTCTTGAGACAACCAGCGCATCGCTGGCAACGATTGCGATTGACTATCTTAATCAGCAAGACAACTTTGGTTGTCTTTTTTATTGGTTTGATGTGTCTATGATTCGAGGAGTGGAACATCATGGTATAATTTATCTATAA
- a CDS encoding MIP/aquaporin family protein translates to MKKYLSEFLGTFFLVFLGCASAVFLGSDPLIVAFVFGFTVLFSASSLIGKISGAHLNPAVTLAFLMNKKITSKDAVGYIIAQFIGGIVAAFALNFLVGQTNLNGLGANGYDSLSASGATLTAALFIEILATAIFTFVIMHAATSSSAGFVIGLTLTALILVLFNVTGASLNPARSFGPALLTGGTALSQVWVFIIAPTLGGLLGGLGYKFLNEIRED, encoded by the coding sequence ATGAAAAAATATTTATCTGAGTTTTTAGGCACGTTTTTTCTCGTGTTTCTAGGATGTGCTTCAGCAGTGTTCCTTGGTTCTGATCCACTGATCGTTGCTTTCGTGTTTGGGTTTACAGTGTTGTTTTCTGCGTCAAGTCTGATCGGAAAGATTTCCGGAGCGCATTTGAATCCCGCCGTGACCCTTGCTTTTCTTATGAACAAGAAAATTACCAGCAAAGATGCTGTTGGTTATATTATTGCTCAATTTATTGGTGGTATCGTCGCCGCATTTGCTTTGAATTTTTTGGTTGGGCAAACCAACCTGAATGGTTTGGGAGCGAATGGTTACGATTCCTTATCAGCAAGTGGTGCAACATTAACTGCAGCTTTGTTTATTGAAATTTTGGCAACAGCAATCTTTACTTTTGTGATCATGCATGCAGCCACATCTTCATCTGCAGGATTCGTCATTGGACTAACACTCACCGCACTGATTCTTGTGTTGTTTAACGTTACCGGTGCATCGCTTAATCCAGCACGAAGCTTTGGTCCTGCACTCTTAACAGGAGGCACTGCCTTGAGCCAAGTATGGGTATTCATTATCGCACCAACACTTGGGGGTCTCTTGGGTGGACTTGGTTATAAATTTCTCAATGAAATACGTGAAGACTAA